A window of the Brassica oleracea var. oleracea cultivar TO1000 chromosome C1, BOL, whole genome shotgun sequence genome harbors these coding sequences:
- the LOC106342417 gene encoding pheophorbidase (The sequence of the model RefSeq protein was modified relative to this genomic sequence to represent the inferred CDS: added 80 bases not found in genome assembly): MGGGDGGDDSVLHFVFVHGASHGAWCWYKLTTLLDAAGFKATSVDLTGAGINLTDSNTVVDFEHYNRPLFSLLSDLPPHHKIILVGHSIGGGSVTEALCKFTDKISMVVYLAADMVQPGSTSSPHDSTMAVGEEDIWEFTYGEGDDKPPTGMLMKEEFRRHYYYSQSPLEDPTLACKLLRPAPLRALNGADKLAPNPEAEKVPRVYIKTAKDNLFDPLRQDRVVEKWPPSQLYILEESDHSAFFSVPTTLFAYLLRAVSFLQL; this comes from the exons ATGGGAGGAGGAGACGGCGGTGACGACTCAGTACTTCACTTTGTATTTGTACATGGAGCCAGCCACGGTGCTTGGTGTTGGTATAAACTCACCACTCTTCTTGACGCCGCCGGATTCAAAGCCACCTCTGTCGACCTCACCGGAGCTGGCATCAACCTCACCGACTCTAACACCGTCGTCGACTTCGAACACTATAACCGTCCTCTCTTCTCTCTCCTGTCAGATCTCCCTCCTCACCACAAGATCATACTCGTGGGACATAGCATCGGCGGAGGAAGTGTCACTGAAGCTCTATGCAAGTTCACAGACAAAATCTCCATGGTCGTTTACCTCGCGGCTGACATGGTTCAACCCGGATCCACCTCTTCTCCTCATGACTCAACC ATGGCTGTGGGAGAAGAAGACATATGGGAGTTCACATACGGTGAAGGCGATGATAAGCCACCCACTGGCATGCTCATGAAGGAGGAGTTTAGACGCCATTATTACTATAGCCAAAGCCCTCTTGAG GATCCAACTTTGGCATGTAAGCTATTACGACCAGCTCCACTTAGGGCTTTGAACGGTGCTGATAAGCTGGCTCCAAATCCTGAAGCCGAGAAAGTTCCTCGAGTTTACATCAAGACTGCTAAGGATAACTTATTTGACCCTCTGCGCCAAGACCGTGTGGTGGAGAAGTGGCCACCATCTCAGTTGTATATCTTGGAGGAGA
- the LOC106308830 gene encoding putative pre-mRNA-splicing factor ATP-dependent RNA helicase DHX16, translating into MNDMEMHSKIQVRSSSVVDMDLDVIEETVDRSVSEEKPSLRSVSVKFKLNIAKKSFRKRSREESEKVEDEEEEEEDGKVLGNYEIARLREESRREYLKKRESKKVEEFKEQVEFELSRFQGAKLTEKEEIEFRYNKELYKLLNTTWDDVGYYKIPDAYDQEGGVDQRKRFDVARQRCREVTTEKEAWEDHQAQKASVRFGAKDKKQVCDGYEFVFDEVASFVETSVEAEKDRGYDERRFAKDDRKMLPIYAYRDELLKLVEENQVLVIVGETGSGKTTQIPQYLQEAGYTKRGKIGCTQPRRVAAMSVASRVAQELGVKLGHQVGYSIRFEDCTSDKTVIKYMTDGMLLRELLIEPKLDSYSVIIVDEAHERTLSTDILFGLVKDLAKARPDLRLIISSATLEAKKFSEYFDSARIYMIPGRRYPVEKLFQRCPEPARLETAVRTVFQIHQREPLGDVLVFLTGQEEIETAETKLKERMKDLGSKSSEIIICPIYSNLPTELQAKVFDPAPKGTRKVVLATNIAETSLTIEGIRYVVDPGYCKINSYNPKTGMESLLETPISKASAEQRAGRSGRTGPGKCFRLYNVKDLEPTTIPEVQRANLASVVLTLKSLGIDDVFNFDFMDPPPEKSLMKALELLYALGALDGKSDITKLGERMVEFPVDPMLSKMIVGSEKYKCSAEVITIAAMLSTGSSIFYRPSRNQQYLADNARMSFYTDNAGDHIALLRVYNSWKEMNYSSQWCYENYIQSKSMRRARDIREQLAGLLKRIGVELTSNSEDLDAVKKAILAGFFPHSAKLQKDGSYRRVREPQTVYVHPSSGLFGASPKKWLVYHELVLTTKEYMRHTTEMKPEWLVEIAPHYYKLKDIEETRTKKSQSRNIRSLMLKVDTNKKAKR; encoded by the coding sequence ATGAACGATATGGAGATGCATTCGAAAATTCAGGTACGATCATCATCGGTTGTGGATATGGATCTAGACGTAATAGAAGAAACTGTAGATAGGTCTGTCTCGGAGGAGAAACCATCTCTCCGTTCCGTCTCTGTGAAATTCAAATTGAATATCGCGAAGAAAAGTTTTAGGAAGAGAAGCAGAGAAGAATCAGAGAAAGTAGAAGACGAAGAAGAAGAAGAAGAAGACGGTAAGGTTTTAGGGAATTACGAGATAGCTAGGTTAAGGGAAGAATCGAGACGAGAGTATTTGAAGAAGAGGGAGAGCAAGAAGGTGGAGGAGTTTAAGGAACAGGTCGAGTTCGAGCTTTCGCGTTTCCAAGGCGCGAAGCTCACCGAGAAGGAAGAAATTGAGTTTCGATACAATAAGGAACTGTATAAGCTCTTGAACACAACGTGGGATGATGTTGGTTATTATAAGATTCCAGATGCTTATGATCAAGAAGGTGGTGTTGATCAGAGGAAGAGGTTTGATGTTGCGAGGCAACGGTGTCGTGAGGTGACGACGGAGAAAGAAGCTTGGGAGGATCATCAGGCTCAGAAGGCGTCGGTTAGGTTTGGTGCTAAGGACAAGAAGCAAGTTTGTGATGGGTATGAGTTTGTGTTTGACGAGGTAGCAAGCTTCGTTGAGACATCTGTGGAAGCTGAGAAAGACAGAGGTTATGATGAGAGAAGATTTGCTAAAGATGATAGGAAGATGCTTCCGATTTATGCCTACAGAGATGAGTTGCTGAAACTCGTTGAAGAGAATCAGGTTCTTGTGATTGTCGGAGAGACAGGTTCGGGCAAGACAACGCAGATACCGCAGTATCTTCAAGAAGCTGGCTACACTAAGCGTGGAAAGATCGGTTGCACTCAGCCGCGGAGAGTTGCTGCGATGAGCGTTGCTTCCAGAGTAGCTCAAGAGTTAGGTGTAAAGCTAGGACATCAAGTTGGATACTCCATAAGGTTCGAAGACTGTACTTCAGACAAGACAGTTATCAAGTACATGACTGATGGGATGCTGTTGCGAGAGCTTCTCATTGAACCGAAACTCGATAGCTACAGTGTCATCATAGTCGATGAGGCTCACGAAAGAACATTGTCCACTGATATTCTCTTTGGATTAGTGAAGGATTTAGCAAAGGCTAGGCCTGACCTGAGGCTGATCATCTCCAGCGCAACGCTTGAAGCTAAAAAGTTCTCTGAGTATTTTGATTCGGCTAGGATCTACATGATCCCGGGAAGAAGATATCCAGTTGAGAAGCTCTTCCAGAGATGTCCTGAGCCTGCCCGCTTGGAGACTGCGGTGCGCACTGTGTTTCAGATTCATCAGAGGGAGCCGCTCGGAGACGTTTTGGTTTTCCTCACAGGTCAAGAAGAGATTGAAACAGCGGAGACGAAGTTGAAGGAAAGGATGAAAGATTTGGGCTCAAAGAGCTCTGAGATCATTATCTGCCCCATCTACTCAAATCTCCCGACCGAACTACAAGCAAAAGTGTTTGATCCGGCTCCTAAAGGGACACGGAAAGTTGTCCTAGCGACTAATATTGCAGAAACATCGTTAACCATTGAAGGGATTAGATACGTGGTTGATCCAGGGTACTGCAAGATCAACTCATACAACCCAAAAACCGGAATGGAATCACTTCTCGAAACTCCCATCTCAAAAGCTTCCGCAGAGCAACGAGCTGGCCGGTCCGGAAGGACCGGTCCGGGGAAATGTTTCAGGCTGTACAACGTCAAGGACTTGGAGCCCACAACGATACCCGAAGTGCAAAGAGCCAACCTTGCAAGCGTTGTACTTACTTTGAAGAGTCTTGGCATCGATGATGTCTTCAACTTCGACTTCATGGATCCTCCACCTGAGAAGTCTCTAATGAAGGCTCTAGAGCTGCTCTACGCTCTTGGCGCTTTGGATGGAAAAAGTGATATTACTAAGCTGGGAGAGAGGATGGTTGAGTTTCCCGTTGATCCAATGCTGTCAAAGATGATTGTTGGTTCGGAGAAGTACAAGTGCTCGGCTGAGGTCATCACTATAGCTGCCATGTTGTCTACAGGGAGCTCCATCTTTTACAGACCTAGCAGGAACCAACAGTATCTCGCAGACAATGCACGGATGAGTTTCTACACTGATAACGCCGGCGACCACATTGCCTTGTTGAGGGTTTACAACTCGTGGAAGGAGATGAACTACTCGAGCCAATGGTGCTACGAGAACTACATCCAGAGCAAGAGTATGAGGAGAGCTAGAGATATACGTGAACAGCTTGCTGGGCTTTTAAAGAGGATTGGAGTGGAACTGACTTCGAACTCTGAGGATCTAGACGCGGTTAAGAAGGCGATACTGGCGGGTTTCTTTCCTCATTCCGCAAAGTTGCAGAAGGATGGATCGTACAGAAGAGTGAGGGAGCCTCAGACGGTTTATGTGCATCCTAGCTCAGGGTTGTTCGGGGCGTCGCCTAAGAAGTGGTTGGTGTATCATGAGCTAGTACTTACTACCAAGGAGTATATGAGGCATACAACTGAGATGAAGCCGGAGTGGCTTGTTGAAATAGCTCCACATTACTACAAGCTTAAAGACATTGAAGAGACTCGGACAAAGAAGAGTCAGAGTAGAAACATAAGATCCCTCATGTTGAAGGTTGATACTAACAAGAAAGCTAAGAGGTAA
- the LOC106308840 gene encoding VAN3-binding protein: protein MDQERTLNLFPYGLQEVAEVEEIEEDNDNESMTLSSVPENETSECSSSPETYPSIPPRPKTPREPMEFLCRSWSSSTSEISLALSSQKSNKQLNKTHKLSELAGVTSPAPAPVPPSLRAEKPASVVHARRTSAIGKWFHQRDFVSGKISGISKRDKSRYENAHLHTAVSIASLATAIAAVTASVNQDGALMESKMSSALASASELLASHCVELAELSGAGHDRVVSAVRSAVDVRGPGDLLTLTAAAATALRGEVALRTRLPKEAKNNAAISPCERALPETHDCSSELDSSSTTTEEQTSAQGVEESDLECHGELMQCTRNGVLRWKHMKVYINKKSQVVVEIKSKHVRGAFSMKSKGIVNDVCETVTGLQSVKETENAEEKELYFGISTGKGPTKFKCKSKADKQTWVDSIRNLLHRVTAVETINTSLETTNIGDST, encoded by the exons ATGGATCAGGAGCGCACGTTAAACTTGTTTCCATATGGACTACAAGAAGTAGCAGAGGTCGAAGAAATCGAGGAAGACAACGATAACGAGAGCATGACTTTGTCGTCGGTGCCAGAAAATGAAACGTCGGAATGTTCATCGTCTCCAGAGACGTATCCATCGATTCCTCCTCGGCCTAAAACTCCGAGAGAGCCGATGGAGTTTCTATGCAGATCATGGAGCAGTTCTACGTCTGAGATCTCTCTAGCTTTATCCTCTCAGAAATCTAATAAACAACTCAACAAAACCCATAAACTTTCTGAGTTGGCCGGCGTCACTTCGCCGGCTCCGGCACCAGTACCACCGTCTCTACGG GCGGAAAAACCGGCGAGCGTGGTTCACGCGCGCCGAACAAGTGCCATCGGGAAATGGTTCCACCAGCGAGATTTTGTCAGCGGGAAGATTTCCGGCATAAGTAAGAGGGATAAATCTCGATATGAGAACGCGCATCTTCACACCGCTGTCTCCATTGCGTCTCTCGCGACGGCCATAGCCGCCGTGACAGCTTCGGTAAACCAAGACGGCGCCTTGATGGAATCAAAGATGAGCTCAGCGCTGGCTTCGGCATCTGAGCTGTTAGCTTCTCACTGCGTCGAGCTGGCTGAGCTCTCCGGCGCCGGCCACGATCGCGTCGTCTCTGCTGTCCGTTCCGCCGTCGATGTTCGTGGACCGGGCGACTTGCTGACTCTAACTGCTGCTGCCGCAACAG CATTGAGAGGAGAAGTAGCTTTAAGGACAAGACTACCAAAGGAAGCTAAGAACAACGCAGCTATAAGCCCTTGCGAAAGAGCTTTACCAGAGACTCATGATTGCTCTTCTGAGCTGGATTCCTCCAGCACAACCACTGAGGAACAGACATCTGCACAGGGAGTAGAAGAATCAGATTTGGAATGTCACGGAGAGCTAATGCAGTGCACACGAAATG GAGTTTTGCGGTGGAAGCATATGAAAGTGTACATCAACAAGAAATCTCAG GTTGTAGTAGAAATCAAAAGCAAACATGTTAGAGGAGCCTTCTCCATGAAAAGCAAAG GTATTGTGAATGATGTATGCGAGACGGTCACAGGCCTGCAAAGTGTAAAAGAAACAGAAAACGCAGAAGAAAAAGAGCTCTATTTTGGAATAAGCACAGGCAAAGGTCCAACGAAGTTCAAGTGCAAGAGCAAGGCTGATAAGCAGACATGGGTGGATAGCATCCGGAATCTTCTCCATCGAGTCACTGCTGTCGAGACTATTAACACTTCCCTTGAAACTACAAACATTGGCGATAGTACATAA